One window of the Nocardia huaxiensis genome contains the following:
- a CDS encoding RsiV family protein, whose protein sequence is MTRKAAHYLIAALLAVLAVSAGRVIAHATPAPGEFYETTYTLEGADYKVQVPNVGIDGVDGAYYWARQDFNAAMNGYAEAFIGYAGDGYTVNTSVNYLYLGHHVLSGKIGVSVFQQQAAHPWEEFATHNTNTLTGEAITLSTLFSDLDGALQLLSSHANEELTWMFGADGYSRDAVSADAVNFDKWAVSDDGIRLYLGEVASHAAGNVVLTLAWKNFGSVLNPEMKDVVGA, encoded by the coding sequence ATGACGCGAAAAGCAGCCCACTACCTGATCGCCGCCCTGCTGGCCGTGCTCGCCGTGAGCGCCGGCCGGGTGATCGCCCACGCCACGCCCGCACCGGGTGAGTTCTACGAGACCACGTACACACTGGAGGGCGCCGACTACAAGGTGCAGGTACCCAATGTCGGCATCGACGGTGTCGACGGCGCGTACTACTGGGCCCGCCAGGACTTCAATGCCGCCATGAACGGGTACGCCGAGGCCTTCATCGGCTACGCGGGCGACGGCTACACCGTCAACACCTCTGTCAACTACCTCTACCTCGGCCATCACGTGCTCAGCGGCAAGATCGGCGTCTCGGTCTTCCAGCAGCAGGCCGCGCATCCGTGGGAGGAGTTCGCCACCCACAACACCAATACCCTGACCGGCGAAGCGATTACGCTCTCCACGCTGTTCTCCGATCTCGACGGCGCGTTGCAGCTGCTGTCCTCGCACGCGAACGAGGAGCTGACCTGGATGTTCGGGGCCGACGGCTACAGCCGTGACGCCGTCTCCGCCGACGCGGTCAACTTCGACAAGTGGGCGGTCTCCGACGACGGCATCCGCCTCTACCTCGGTGAGGTCGCCTCGCACGCCGCGGGCAATGTCGTGCTCACCCTGGCTTGGAAAAACTTCGGCTCGGTGCTGAACCCCGAGATGAAGGACGTGGTCGGGGCCTGA